A region of Cucumis melo cultivar AY chromosome 2, USDA_Cmelo_AY_1.0, whole genome shotgun sequence DNA encodes the following proteins:
- the LOC103487286 gene encoding kinesin-like protein KIN-1 isoform X3, with amino-acid sequence MSNITVCARFRPLSSKERRDHGDAVCIQYVDSETFIFKDEKAEELTFSFDRVFYDKSEQIDVYRHLAQPIVRDALNAVNGTIITFGQTGAGKTYSMEGPGVLECDAVKKGLLSRVVEGIFECTKSSDETSKYSIKLSMVEIYMEKVRDLFDLSRDNIQIKETKTQGIMLNGMMEMTIKDPQEALLTLSKGIANRAVGETQMNIASSRSHCVYMFTIQQESTKDKRARTGKLNLVDLAGSEKVEKTGAEGRVLEEAKTINKSLSALGNVINALTCGPMGRGNHIPYRDSKLTRILQDALGGNSRTALLCCCSPSPTNSSETLSTLRFGARAKHIKASPRVANEDRCIRELEVFTPIKRESRDKLLNELQENLDIEHVQKLEELFIQEGILFDPCSIEESELAYEDVTSQTISSLQLALEELLSTIGEEELQHILFDWCLCYQVLDQSLPNFQSQLGF; translated from the exons ATGTCGAACATAACTGTTTGCGCTCGATTTCGGCCATTAAGTTCAAAGGAAAGACGAGATCATGGAGATGCAGTGTGCATTCAATACGTGGACTCTGAGACATTCATTTTTAAG GACGAGAAGGCTGAAGAACTTACATTTAGCTTTGATAGAGTTTTCTACGATAAATCTGAGCAAATTGATGTCTACCGGCATCTTGCTCAGCCAATTGTGCGAG ATGCTCTTAATGCTGTCAATGGGACAATTATCACATTTGGACAG ACTGGAGCCGGAAAGACTTATAGTATGGAG GGGCCTGGCGTACTTGAATGCGACGCAGTAAAGAAGGGTTTACTTTCTAGAGTGGTAGAAGGCATTTTTGAGTGTACTAAATCTTCTGATGAAACGAGCAAGTATTCAATCAAGTTGTCTATG GTTGAAATCTACATGGAGAAAGTGAG GGATCTTTTTGACTTATCAAGGGACAATATACAAATCAAGGAGACTAAAACACAAGGGATAATGTTAAATGGGATGATGGAG ATGACCATAAAGGACCCTCAAGAAGCATTGTTGACCTTATCT AAAGGAATAGCCAACAGAGCAGTAGGAGAGACCC AAATGAATATTGCCAGCAGTAGGAGCCACTGTGTTTACATGTTCACTATTCAGCAAGAATCAACCAAGGACAAGAG GGCCAGAACTGGAAAATTGAACCTAGTGGACTTGGCAGGGTCCGAAAAAGTGGAAAAAACTGGTGCAGAGGGGAGAGTTCTTGAAGAAGCCAAGACCATTAACAAATCGCTTTCAGCTCTTGGGAATGTAATAAACGCTCTAACATGTGGACCAATGGGGAGAGGAAACCACATCCCATATCGTGATTCTAAGTTGACACGGATTCTACAAGATGCACTT GGAGGGAACTCACGTACTGCTTTGTTGTGCTGCTGCTCACCCAGTCCTACAAACTCCTCCGAGACTCTCTCAACCCTTCGATTTGGTGCAAG GGCAAAGCATATAAAGGCTTCTCCTCGTGTTGCAAATGAGGATAGATGTATCAGAGAACTGGAAGTTTTCACTCCAATCAAAAGGGAATCGCGTGACAAACTTCTAAATGAG TTGCAGGAGAATTTGGATATTGAGCATGTTCAAAAACTTGAGGAGCTGTTCATACAAGAAGGAATTCTTTTTGATCCTTGCTCCATTGAAGAATCTGAATTGGCCTATGAAGATGTTACTTCACAAACCATTTCTTCCTTGCAGCTAGCTTTGGAAGAACTCTTGAGCACCATTGGAGAG